Proteins found in one Corynebacterium zhongnanshanii genomic segment:
- a CDS encoding LmeA family phospholipid-binding protein, translated as MNERDIATPHLSRGWKRTLVALGTLIGIVLGATLVDALIAARVEHKISQNLYEQSNLPSPPDVHLAGYPYVWAAVSHELQAVTVNAKDLDVPGFGLVSVYTSAQYVTIPRAAVFSGDIQNAPARKMFTRLQLDGVSIGSRMGLNDLHIQNLEDISPRGGWETEAILQGSPKGYKRPVSVAVSLRIKAGDVYITPTRVIDGPDSTSATAKIVDGDDLSPDAQRAFREAFTLKLSGAELPLRKSPMRVYVSGGSIYVESEQFYTTVSLDDLTPHVEPLPEEERPGL; from the coding sequence ATGAACGAGAGAGACATTGCCACACCCCACCTCAGCCGCGGCTGGAAAAGAACGCTGGTGGCGCTGGGCACGCTGATCGGCATTGTCCTCGGCGCAACTCTTGTGGACGCCCTGATCGCCGCACGTGTGGAGCATAAGATCAGCCAGAATCTCTACGAGCAGTCCAACCTGCCCTCACCCCCGGATGTGCACCTGGCCGGGTACCCCTACGTGTGGGCAGCGGTCAGCCACGAGCTGCAGGCCGTGACGGTCAACGCGAAGGACCTGGATGTTCCCGGCTTTGGGCTGGTCAGCGTGTACACCTCCGCGCAGTACGTGACGATCCCCCGCGCAGCCGTGTTCTCCGGCGATATTCAGAACGCCCCCGCCCGCAAGATGTTTACCCGCCTGCAGCTGGATGGCGTGTCCATTGGCTCCCGGATGGGCTTGAACGACCTGCACATTCAAAATCTGGAGGACATTTCGCCCCGCGGCGGCTGGGAGACCGAGGCGATCCTGCAGGGCTCCCCCAAGGGATACAAACGCCCGGTGAGCGTGGCCGTGTCCTTAAGGATCAAGGCGGGCGACGTGTACATCACCCCCACCCGCGTGATCGACGGGCCAGATTCCACGTCCGCTACCGCGAAGATTGTGGATGGGGATGATTTGAGTCCCGACGCCCAGCGCGCTTTCCGCGAGGCCTTCACCCTGAAACTCTCCGGTGCTGAGCTGCCCCTGCGGAAATCCCCGATGCGCGTGTATGTCTCCGGCGGGTCCATCTATGTGGAATCCGAGCAGTTTTACACCACGGTCAGCCTGGACGACCTGACACCGCACGTGGAGCCACTCCCTGAGGAGGAACGCCCCGGCTTATAG
- a CDS encoding response regulator transcription factor, translated as MISETQDVADIIPALALLNHSTHVLPFDAQSIKKLDECDVVLIDTTGTNLLNARDLCRAVAAAYPALPVVIAIDEASLIAVDSSWAVDEFFLPTTSPVEFDARLRLLMTRQPVPVEEAEDSSVAAVGKLIVDEMTYVARVAGTPLDLTYKEFELLFFLVKNAGRVFSREQLLQEVWGYDYFGGARTVDVHVRRLRAKLGHDYEHLIATVRNVGYKVVPLEES; from the coding sequence GTGATTTCAGAAACTCAGGATGTAGCCGACATCATCCCTGCCCTGGCGCTGCTCAACCACAGCACGCACGTCCTGCCTTTCGATGCGCAATCCATCAAGAAGCTCGACGAGTGCGACGTAGTGCTCATCGACACCACCGGCACGAACCTGCTCAACGCCCGCGACCTATGCCGCGCCGTGGCCGCCGCCTACCCCGCCCTGCCCGTGGTCATTGCGATCGACGAGGCGAGCCTGATCGCCGTGGATTCCTCCTGGGCCGTGGATGAATTCTTCCTGCCTACCACGTCCCCCGTTGAGTTCGACGCCCGGCTTCGCTTGTTGATGACCCGCCAACCCGTGCCGGTGGAGGAGGCGGAGGATTCCTCCGTCGCGGCCGTGGGCAAGCTCATCGTCGATGAGATGACCTATGTGGCGCGTGTGGCCGGCACCCCGCTGGATTTGACCTACAAGGAATTCGAGCTGCTGTTCTTCCTGGTGAAAAACGCCGGGCGGGTGTTTTCCCGGGAGCAATTGCTGCAGGAAGTGTGGGGCTATGACTATTTCGGCGGCGCGCGGACCGTCGATGTACACGTGCGGCGGCTGCGAGCAAAACTGGGCCATGACTACGAGCACCTCATCGCCACGGTGCGCAACGTGGGCTACAAGGTGGTGCCGCTGGAAGAGTCCTAA
- the mshD gene encoding mycothiol synthase gives MDTSRDASPFSIEPREHLYSSPEVVESVKEFLADVEDYDKVAALSEAFVRGLADDRGHRHLIARTAGDEVVVGVIAINEDRVVELAVSPQYRHAGLAVKLIEGLRDDLGITGAIDVWAHGDLPEAQRFVSRLDARRTRELHKMSVQCAPGSPRHALFEKATKDAHERAESLDFSILTYEQACERFGKEVTDEEWLRVNNEAFAWHPEQGGWSLEQLTEARNTAWFDPQGVLMAWKDEGERTRCVGFHWTKIPVDQREVDEGQRAGEVYVVCVADEARGTGMGSAMTSLGIGYLLDHGCGLVELYVEGDNAPAVATYRKLGFDVVHTDVVYRGQL, from the coding sequence ATGGATACTTCCCGAGATGCCAGCCCGTTTAGTATTGAGCCCCGCGAGCACCTCTATTCCTCGCCGGAGGTGGTGGAGTCCGTGAAGGAGTTCCTCGCGGATGTGGAGGACTACGATAAGGTCGCAGCGCTCAGCGAGGCCTTCGTGCGGGGGCTGGCGGATGATCGGGGACATCGGCATCTCATCGCCCGGACCGCGGGGGACGAAGTGGTGGTGGGCGTGATCGCCATCAACGAGGATCGGGTAGTGGAGCTGGCCGTATCCCCGCAGTACCGCCACGCAGGACTGGCGGTGAAGCTCATCGAGGGACTGCGGGATGACCTGGGGATTACGGGAGCCATCGACGTGTGGGCACACGGCGACCTCCCCGAGGCACAGCGCTTCGTCTCCCGGCTGGACGCGCGCCGCACGCGCGAGCTGCATAAGATGTCCGTCCAGTGCGCGCCGGGTTCGCCGCGCCACGCCCTGTTTGAGAAGGCTACGAAGGACGCGCACGAGCGTGCGGAGTCCCTGGACTTCAGCATCCTGACCTATGAGCAGGCCTGTGAGCGTTTCGGGAAGGAGGTCACGGACGAGGAGTGGCTGCGCGTGAACAACGAGGCCTTTGCGTGGCATCCGGAGCAGGGCGGATGGTCCCTGGAACAGCTGACGGAGGCGCGAAACACGGCGTGGTTCGATCCCCAGGGCGTGCTGATGGCGTGGAAGGACGAGGGGGAGAGGACCCGCTGCGTGGGCTTCCACTGGACGAAGATTCCTGTCGACCAGCGGGAGGTGGACGAGGGGCAGCGCGCCGGCGAGGTGTACGTGGTGTGCGTGGCCGACGAGGCCCGGGGCACGGGGATGGGCAGCGCGATGACGTCGTTGGGCATCGGCTACCTTCTGGATCACGGGTGCGGCCTGGTGGAGCTGTATGTGGAGGGGGATAACGCTCCGGCGGTGGCGACGTATCGGAAGCTGGGCTTCGACGTGGTGCACACCGACGTGGTCTACCGCGGCCAGCTGTAG
- the pstS gene encoding phosphate ABC transporter substrate-binding protein PstS has translation MKQTTKRSSAVAVSLFAGALALSSCSNAANDSALGGSGENADKLATDASGELRAEGSSAQQNAMDNVFSPAFSAATGAQLAYNATGSGAGQTQFISDQVDFAGSDSPLKDDQVEAAAKRCGGNEAWHLPMVIGPVAVAYKLDGVEETLNLSTMTIAKIFKGEITSWDDPAIQGENPGVNLPAVPISVVYRADESGTSDNFQKFLRASTDGYWTDEGKSFPTAVGAGTNKSTGVAHQVAVTNGAITYVESGYAKEREGDMNIAKIDFGKGPVELNSTSVNKALDTVVFSGEGHNLVVDSDALYASKEDGAYPLVLTTYEIVCSAGYDENTAKLVKNFLYTMLDNQSEDLENEGYIPVDGQFKDKLTAAVDAL, from the coding sequence GTGAAGCAGACGACTAAGCGCTCGAGCGCTGTAGCCGTATCCTTGTTCGCCGGCGCCCTGGCATTGAGCTCGTGCTCCAATGCAGCCAACGATTCCGCATTGGGGGGAAGCGGAGAAAACGCTGACAAACTCGCGACCGACGCCTCCGGAGAACTGCGCGCCGAGGGGTCCTCGGCACAGCAAAACGCCATGGACAACGTCTTCAGTCCCGCGTTTTCCGCCGCCACCGGCGCCCAGCTGGCGTACAACGCCACGGGATCCGGCGCGGGACAGACCCAGTTCATCTCCGACCAGGTGGACTTCGCGGGCTCCGATTCTCCTCTGAAGGACGACCAGGTGGAGGCCGCCGCGAAGCGCTGCGGTGGCAACGAGGCCTGGCACCTGCCCATGGTGATCGGCCCGGTGGCCGTGGCCTACAAGCTGGACGGTGTGGAGGAGACCCTGAACCTGTCCACGATGACGATCGCCAAGATCTTCAAGGGTGAGATCACTTCCTGGGACGACCCAGCCATTCAGGGCGAAAACCCGGGCGTGAACCTGCCGGCCGTCCCCATCTCCGTGGTGTACCGCGCCGACGAGTCCGGCACCTCCGATAACTTCCAGAAGTTCCTCCGCGCCTCCACCGACGGCTACTGGACGGACGAGGGCAAGTCCTTCCCTACGGCAGTGGGCGCCGGTACTAACAAGTCCACCGGTGTGGCTCACCAGGTGGCCGTCACCAACGGTGCCATCACCTACGTGGAGTCCGGCTACGCCAAGGAGCGCGAGGGCGATATGAACATCGCCAAGATCGACTTCGGTAAGGGGCCCGTGGAGCTCAACTCCACCAGTGTGAACAAGGCCCTGGACACGGTTGTCTTCAGCGGTGAAGGCCACAACCTGGTGGTGGATTCGGACGCGCTCTACGCCTCCAAGGAGGACGGTGCCTACCCGCTGGTGCTGACCACCTACGAGATCGTGTGCTCGGCGGGCTACGACGAGAACACGGCCAAGCTGGTGAAGAACTTCCTGTACACCATGCTGGATAACCAGAGTGAGGACCTGGAGAACGAGGGCTACATTCCTGTCGACGGACAGTTCAAGGACAAGCTGACCGCCGCTGTTGACGCACTGTAA
- the pstC gene encoding phosphate ABC transporter permease subunit PstC, which produces MALATRPDTDARAASVEEPLPTTHSQRAGGSTVKRVGDVTFESLAKGSSILITVIIALIGLFLVFRAIPALSRLSDGFISFFTYGERWNTNYTANDGGWMQFGIPNLFFTTVMVSLLALIIAMPVALGVAIFLSNYCPKPLMKPLGFMVDLLAAVPSIVFGIWGSQVLGPAMGPFYEWLSGWAGGFILFNFDQGTSPATSTSRNIFTGGVVLAIMILPVIAATTREVFMQTPKGHVEAALALGATRWEVVRMTVLPFGMSGFVSGSMLGLGRALGETMALYMVIASSPGFRGSLLDGGTTFATAIANAAPEFNDNLKAGAYIAAGLVLFILTFLVNAAARAVVAQKH; this is translated from the coding sequence ATGGCTTTAGCCACCCGTCCTGACACGGACGCGCGCGCCGCGTCCGTGGAGGAACCTCTCCCGACGACCCACAGCCAGCGCGCGGGCGGATCGACCGTCAAGCGCGTGGGGGATGTGACTTTTGAATCCCTGGCCAAGGGATCCTCCATCCTCATCACGGTCATCATTGCCCTGATCGGACTGTTCTTGGTCTTCCGCGCGATCCCGGCGCTGTCCCGCCTGAGCGACGGATTCATCAGCTTCTTCACCTATGGTGAACGCTGGAACACCAACTACACCGCCAATGACGGTGGCTGGATGCAGTTCGGTATCCCGAACCTGTTCTTCACCACGGTGATGGTCTCCCTGCTGGCCCTCATCATCGCGATGCCCGTGGCCCTGGGTGTGGCCATCTTCCTGTCCAACTACTGCCCCAAGCCGCTCATGAAGCCCCTGGGCTTCATGGTGGATCTGCTCGCTGCCGTGCCGTCCATCGTGTTCGGTATCTGGGGTAGCCAGGTCCTGGGCCCGGCGATGGGGCCGTTCTACGAATGGCTCTCCGGCTGGGCCGGCGGATTCATCCTGTTCAACTTTGACCAAGGAACCTCGCCGGCCACGTCCACCAGCCGCAACATCTTCACCGGTGGTGTGGTGCTGGCCATCATGATCCTGCCCGTCATCGCCGCGACCACCCGCGAGGTGTTCATGCAGACCCCGAAGGGGCATGTCGAGGCTGCGCTGGCGCTGGGAGCGACCCGCTGGGAAGTGGTGCGCATGACCGTGCTGCCGTTCGGCATGTCCGGCTTCGTCTCCGGTTCCATGCTGGGACTGGGCCGTGCCCTGGGTGAGACCATGGCGCTGTACATGGTCATCGCGTCCTCCCCGGGATTCCGCGGATCCCTGCTGGACGGTGGTACCACCTTCGCGACCGCCATTGCCAACGCCGCCCCGGAGTTTAACGATAACCTCAAGGCCGGCGCGTACATCGCCGCAGGTCTGGTGCTGTTTATCTTGACCTTCCTGGTCAATGCCGCTGCCCGTGCCGTCGTCGCTCAGAAGCACTAG
- the pstA gene encoding phosphate ABC transporter permease PstA, whose translation MTTTEMFVPISTTRKAKDKVATVLIYGTMVLALLPLVWLLATVVMNGLSAVLDPAWWGFDMAGQPVNRAGGGIAHAIIGTLVQVAVTSIISIPIGVLTAIYLVEYANGSLLGRVTTFMVDILTGVPSIVAALFVYAMWITMFGFNRSGFAVSIALVLLMVPIIVRNTEEMLRIVPMELREASYALGVPKWKTICTIVLPTALSGIVTGIMLAVARVMGESAPVLILVGSTPIINWNVFEGNQNSLPLFMLQMYGAGSSDYVLQRLWGTALTLVLLVAFLMLSARFISKKFSVKL comes from the coding sequence ATGACTACCACTGAGATGTTTGTGCCCATCTCCACCACGCGCAAGGCCAAGGACAAGGTTGCGACGGTGTTGATCTACGGCACGATGGTTCTGGCCCTACTCCCACTGGTGTGGTTGCTGGCTACCGTGGTGATGAACGGCCTGTCCGCCGTGCTGGACCCCGCCTGGTGGGGATTCGACATGGCCGGCCAGCCGGTGAACCGCGCCGGCGGCGGTATCGCCCACGCGATCATCGGCACCCTGGTGCAGGTGGCCGTGACGTCGATCATCTCCATCCCGATCGGTGTGCTCACCGCCATCTACCTGGTGGAGTACGCCAATGGCTCCCTGCTGGGCCGCGTCACCACCTTCATGGTGGACATCCTGACGGGCGTGCCGTCCATCGTGGCCGCGCTGTTCGTCTACGCCATGTGGATTACTATGTTCGGCTTCAACCGCTCCGGCTTCGCCGTGTCCATCGCACTGGTGCTGCTGATGGTTCCGATCATCGTCCGCAATACCGAAGAGATGCTGCGCATTGTGCCGATGGAGCTACGCGAGGCCTCCTACGCACTGGGTGTTCCGAAGTGGAAGACCATCTGCACCATCGTGTTGCCCACCGCGCTGTCCGGCATCGTCACCGGCATCATGCTGGCCGTGGCCCGCGTGATGGGAGAGTCCGCCCCGGTTCTGATTCTGGTGGGGTCCACCCCGATCATCAACTGGAACGTCTTCGAGGGTAACCAGAACTCCCTGCCGCTGTTCATGCTGCAGATGTACGGCGCTGGTAGTAGCGACTACGTGCTCCAACGTCTGTGGGGCACCGCGCTCACCCTGGTGCTGTTGGTGGCCTTCCTGATGCTGAGCGCCCGCTTTATTTCCAAGAAGTTTTCGGTGAAGCTGTAA
- the pstB gene encoding phosphate ABC transporter ATP-binding protein PstB — translation MAKRLDLKDVNIYYDQFHAVQNVNLTIPPKSVTAFIGPSGCGKSTVLRTLNRMHEVIPNARVEGEILLDGEDIYGPKVDPVAVRNTIGMVFQKANPFPTMSIEENVVAGLKLAGEKNKKKLREVAEKALRGANLWEEVKDRLNKPGGSLSGGQQQRLCIARAIAVEPQVLLMDEPCSALDPISTLAVEDLIHELKEQFTIVIVTHNMQQAARVSDQTAFFSLEATGKPGHLVEVGPTERIFEKPQKKETEDYISGRFG, via the coding sequence ATGGCCAAGCGCCTTGATCTTAAAGACGTCAATATTTACTACGACCAGTTTCACGCGGTGCAGAATGTCAACCTGACCATTCCACCGAAGTCCGTCACCGCTTTCATCGGCCCGTCCGGTTGCGGTAAGTCCACGGTGCTGCGCACCCTAAACCGCATGCACGAGGTCATCCCCAACGCCCGTGTGGAGGGCGAGATCCTCCTGGACGGGGAGGACATCTACGGCCCGAAGGTGGATCCGGTGGCGGTGCGCAACACCATCGGCATGGTCTTCCAGAAGGCCAACCCGTTTCCCACCATGTCCATCGAGGAAAACGTGGTGGCCGGCCTGAAGCTGGCTGGAGAGAAGAACAAGAAGAAGCTGCGCGAGGTTGCGGAGAAGGCCCTACGCGGCGCGAACCTGTGGGAAGAGGTCAAGGACCGCCTGAACAAGCCCGGCGGCAGCCTCTCCGGTGGTCAGCAGCAGCGCCTGTGCATCGCCCGGGCGATTGCAGTGGAACCGCAGGTGTTGTTGATGGACGAGCCGTGCTCCGCCCTGGATCCCATTTCCACGCTGGCGGTGGAGGACTTGATCCACGAGCTGAAGGAACAATTCACCATCGTGATCGTCACGCACAATATGCAGCAGGCCGCGCGTGTGTCCGACCAGACGGCCTTCTTCTCGCTGGAGGCCACCGGCAAGCCGGGGCACCTCGTGGAGGTGGGCCCCACGGAGAGGATCTTCGAGAAGCCGCAGAAGAAAGAGACCGAGGATTACATCTCTGGCCGCTTTGGATGA
- a CDS encoding phosphate signaling complex PhoU family protein, protein MRELYNQRLNAFNHNQRALADLAHDLMSHATEALLTSNLELAESIVARADEVDELKDHGEQAAFAMLALEAPVARDLRHVVSGIHIVGSFARMALLGIHVAKVARRRHPQCAVPDELRPRIEQMSSLGCHAALMVTSIMEDADPQKALALEGDDDQVDRIHHELFNLATAKDWPYSAREAVDVTQLSRMFERYSDHAVSVGNRVIFMATAMQPEEFAQSVAHPKRPEM, encoded by the coding sequence ATGCGTGAACTCTACAATCAAAGACTGAACGCCTTTAACCACAACCAACGCGCCCTGGCCGACCTGGCTCACGACCTCATGAGCCATGCCACGGAGGCACTCCTGACCTCCAACCTGGAGCTGGCGGAATCCATCGTCGCCCGCGCCGACGAGGTGGACGAACTGAAGGACCACGGGGAGCAAGCGGCGTTTGCCATGCTGGCCCTGGAGGCACCCGTGGCCCGCGACCTGCGCCACGTGGTCTCCGGCATTCACATCGTGGGCAGCTTCGCCCGCATGGCGTTGCTGGGTATCCACGTGGCAAAAGTAGCCCGACGCCGGCACCCGCAATGCGCGGTCCCCGACGAGCTCCGCCCACGCATCGAGCAGATGTCTTCCCTGGGGTGCCACGCCGCACTGATGGTGACGTCCATCATGGAGGACGCCGACCCACAGAAAGCCCTGGCGCTCGAGGGTGACGATGATCAGGTGGACCGGATCCACCATGAGCTGTTCAACCTCGCCACGGCCAAGGACTGGCCCTACTCAGCACGCGAGGCCGTGGACGTCACCCAGCTCAGCCGGATGTTTGAGCGCTATTCCGACCACGCCGTCTCCGTCGGCAATCGGGTGATCTTCATGGCCACGGCCATGCAGCCGGAGGAGTTCGCGCAGTCCGTGGCTCATCCAAAGCGGCCAGAGATGTAA
- the dusB gene encoding tRNA dihydrouridine synthase DusB: MNSALRIGPLELDSPVVLAPMAGVTNVAFRTLCREQERQRMGSVAGLYVCEMVTARALVERNPKTLHMTTFAPDEDPRSLQLYTTDPEYTYRAAKMIVEENLADHIDMNFGCPVPKVTRRGGGAALPYKRRLFGNIVAAAVKATEGTDIPVTVKFRVGIDDDHHTHLDAGRIAADEGAAAVALHARTASQRYSGEANWDEIARLVEHIDGRVPVLGNGDIFKSTDARAMMDSTGCDGVVVGRGCLGRPWLFAQLSAELRGLPVPAEPTLGDVARIILRHAELLCDHEGETKGCRDMRKHMTWYMRGFPAGGDLRRTLATITSLDELRHALEDIWDSPATADDADGARGRQGSPAKVLLPEGWLDDPEDDAVPEGADIMHSGG, from the coding sequence GTGAATAGCGCATTGCGAATAGGTCCCTTAGAGCTCGACAGCCCCGTGGTCCTGGCCCCCATGGCCGGAGTCACGAACGTGGCCTTCCGCACCCTTTGCCGCGAACAAGAGCGCCAGCGGATGGGCAGCGTGGCCGGCCTCTACGTGTGCGAGATGGTCACCGCGCGCGCCCTGGTGGAGCGCAACCCCAAAACGCTACACATGACCACTTTTGCCCCCGACGAAGACCCCCGCAGCCTGCAGCTGTACACCACCGACCCCGAATACACCTACAGGGCAGCAAAGATGATCGTGGAGGAAAACCTCGCCGACCACATCGACATGAACTTCGGCTGCCCCGTGCCCAAGGTCACTCGCCGCGGCGGGGGTGCCGCCCTGCCCTACAAGCGCCGCCTGTTCGGCAACATCGTCGCCGCGGCCGTCAAGGCCACCGAGGGCACCGATATCCCCGTGACCGTGAAGTTCCGCGTCGGCATCGATGACGACCACCACACGCACCTCGACGCCGGCCGCATCGCCGCCGACGAAGGCGCCGCCGCCGTGGCCTTGCACGCACGCACTGCCTCCCAGCGTTACTCCGGCGAGGCGAACTGGGACGAAATCGCCCGCCTGGTGGAGCACATCGACGGACGTGTGCCCGTGCTCGGCAATGGCGACATTTTCAAATCCACCGACGCCCGCGCGATGATGGACAGCACCGGCTGCGACGGCGTGGTGGTGGGGCGCGGCTGCCTGGGTCGGCCCTGGCTGTTCGCCCAGCTCTCCGCGGAGCTGCGCGGCCTGCCCGTCCCGGCAGAGCCCACCTTAGGGGACGTGGCCCGGATCATCCTGCGCCACGCGGAACTGTTGTGCGACCACGAGGGCGAAACCAAGGGCTGTCGCGACATGCGCAAGCACATGACCTGGTACATGCGGGGCTTTCCGGCGGGCGGAGACCTGCGTCGGACATTGGCGACAATCACGTCCCTGGACGAGCTACGCCACGCCCTGGAGGACATCTGGGACTCCCCCGCCACCGCCGACGACGCCGACGGCGCGCGTGGACGCCAGGGCTCCCCCGCGAAGGTGCTTCTGCCCGAGGGCTGGTTGGACGACCCAGAGGATGATGCCGTGCCCGAAGGCGCAGATATCATGCATTCCGGGGGCTAG
- a CDS encoding acetyl-CoA hydrolase/transferase family protein, with the protein MSERIAHAELQSKVMTADEAAQFINNGDNVGMSGFTGAGYPKALPTAIANKAKEAHDRGEEFAINVFTGASTAPDCDGVMAEANAINYRTPYNSDPGLRGQFNDGTARYQDIHLSHLGLQVEQGFFGDFQVAIIEAVRITEEGHIVPSSAVGNNVEYINAADKVIVEVNEWQSLDLEGMHDVYKVPNLPNRTPIPIQNPGDRIGTPYIPVDSSKIVAVVKTNAPDRNAPFKPLDETSKQIAGHFLDLLEGEVRAGRLAYDQYIMQSGVGNVPNAVMNGLLDSKFENIQAYTEVIQDGMIDLIDAGKMTVASATSFALSPEYADKMNDEAARYRESIVLRPQQISNHPEVIRRVGLIATNGMIEADIYGNINSTNVTGSKVMNGIGGSGDFTRNAFISSFISPSQAKDGAISAIVPFASHIDHTEHDAMVIITEYGYADLRGTAPRDRVKKMISIAHPDYRPLLEEYYERATKAGKALHTPHDLATAFQFHTNFLEKGDMRG; encoded by the coding sequence ATGTCCGAGCGCATCGCACACGCCGAACTGCAGTCCAAGGTCATGACCGCGGACGAAGCCGCTCAATTCATTAACAACGGCGACAACGTCGGCATGTCCGGATTCACCGGTGCCGGCTACCCCAAGGCGCTCCCCACGGCCATCGCCAACAAGGCCAAGGAGGCCCACGACCGCGGCGAAGAGTTCGCCATCAACGTCTTCACTGGCGCCTCCACCGCACCCGACTGCGACGGCGTGATGGCCGAGGCCAATGCGATCAACTACCGCACCCCATACAACTCGGATCCCGGCCTGCGCGGACAATTCAACGACGGCACGGCGCGCTACCAAGACATCCACCTCTCCCACCTGGGCCTGCAGGTAGAGCAGGGCTTCTTCGGTGACTTCCAGGTCGCCATCATCGAGGCCGTGCGCATTACCGAAGAGGGGCACATCGTTCCCTCCTCCGCGGTGGGTAACAACGTGGAGTACATCAACGCCGCGGACAAGGTGATCGTTGAGGTTAACGAGTGGCAGTCTCTGGACCTTGAGGGCATGCACGATGTCTACAAGGTGCCGAACCTGCCGAACCGCACCCCGATTCCTATCCAGAACCCTGGCGACCGCATCGGCACCCCCTACATCCCGGTCGATAGCTCCAAGATCGTGGCCGTGGTGAAGACCAACGCCCCCGACCGCAACGCCCCCTTCAAGCCGCTGGACGAGACCTCCAAGCAGATCGCGGGGCACTTCCTGGACCTGCTGGAGGGTGAGGTTCGCGCCGGGCGCCTGGCCTACGACCAGTACATCATGCAATCCGGCGTGGGTAACGTGCCCAACGCCGTGATGAATGGCCTGCTGGACTCCAAGTTCGAGAACATCCAGGCCTACACCGAGGTGATCCAGGACGGCATGATCGACCTGATCGACGCCGGCAAGATGACCGTCGCCTCCGCCACCTCCTTCGCCCTGTCGCCCGAATACGCGGACAAGATGAACGACGAAGCCGCGCGCTACCGCGAGTCCATCGTCCTGCGCCCACAGCAGATCTCCAACCACCCAGAGGTCATCCGTCGCGTGGGTCTGATCGCCACCAATGGCATGATCGAGGCCGATATTTACGGAAACATCAACTCCACCAACGTCACCGGCTCCAAGGTGATGAACGGCATCGGCGGATCCGGAGACTTCACCCGCAACGCCTTCATCTCCTCCTTCATCTCGCCGTCTCAGGCTAAGGACGGCGCGATCTCCGCAATCGTGCCGTTTGCGTCCCACATCGACCACACGGAGCACGACGCCATGGTGATCATCACCGAGTACGGCTACGCTGACCTGCGCGGCACGGCGCCACGCGACCGAGTGAAGAAGATGATCTCCATTGCACACCCGGACTACCGTCCGCTGCTGGAGGAGTACTACGAGCGGGCCACCAAGGCCGGTAAGGCGCTGCACACTCCACACGACCTGGCTACGGCCTTCCAGTTCCACACCAACTTCTTGGAGAAGGGAGACATGCGCGGCTAG